One Deltaproteobacteria bacterium genomic window, ACCATCACTCACGTTATTCAGATGGTCAGCCACGGCCTTTTTCGCCATTACAGGGAGTTGCGGTCTGTTATCATGATCGCTGACGGCGGCTCTACCGATGACACCCGGGAGATCGTCAAGGATTTTGAGATCAAGCCGTGGCAGGAAAAGATTACCTCCATCTACCGGGGACCGGCAGGGAAGGGCTCGGCCTTTCGATCCGTCTTTGAAACCGCAAAACGTCTAAAGGTCAAAGCCTGTATGGTTGTTGACTCGGACCTGCGCTCCATTACGAGCGATTGGGTAAAATATCTTCTTGAGCCGATTCTGGAAAATGACTACCAGTTTGTCTGCCCTGTGTATTCCCGGTACAAGTATGACGGAACCATTACAAATAATATCGTCTATAATCTCACCCGTGCTCTTTACGGGCTGCGCATCCGTCAGCCCATTGGCGGCGACTTCGCGTTTGTCGGCGACCTGGCGGCATACTATATTGACCAGGATGTCTGGGATACGGACGTGGCCCGCTATGGCATTGACATTTGGATGACGACCAACGCGATTACTAACAACTTAAAGATCTGTCAGTCCAACCTGGGAGTCAAGATCCACGATGCCAAGGATCCTGCAGAGTCGCTTGGGCCTATGTTTCGTCAGGTGGTCCACACGCTTTTTGTCCTCATGGAGCACCATGAGGCCGAGTGGAAGGCTGTCAAAGGCAGCCGGACTGTACCCCTATTCGGACTTGAGAAAATCTTGGAACCGGAGCCTATTCACATTGATCTTGACCAGCTGGTCAAAGAGTACAAAACCGGCTTTCGGCACTTCAAGGGTCTCTATAGGGATATCTTCTGCCCGGAATGTTTCGAGGAGCTTAAGAAATGCGCTTCCAAGGCCAAGACCAAGTTTATCATGCCCGCTAGAACCTGGGTCATGGTTCTTTACGAGACCGCAGCTACTTTCCATCGCTGGACCGACAACCGGACCCAACTGGTGAATCTGGTCACCCCCCTTTATCTTGGTCGTGTAGCATCCTTTGTCAACCAGACGAGAAAGATGACTTCCAGCCAGGCCGAAGAAGTGGTTGAGGAGCAGGCCCAGGCCTTTGAAGACTATAAGGATTATCTTGTCCGAGCTTGGGACGAGAGGCCGAAAAAAAGGCACTGATGGTTGTTTTTGAGCGAGCCGTTATGGTTTTTGGCCTGCCGCGAGCATTCGATGGTTCATGAAGCCATAGTCTCCCGGTCTCTGGTGGGGGGAAAAATCGGTATGGAGCTTGACTTGCTCGAATCCTGCCTGTTCCAGGAGATCCCAAATGGCTCGGGACTCATAAAGACGGATGGCGTAAATGCAGTCACGTACTACGCCTTTTTGTTTGCTGAGAACCATTTCACGTGCGTATAGCGTATTTCCTTCCATTTTGCGCTCTCGGCAGACCACGATATCCGCGCCAATCTCATGCCACGCGGTCGGGTTAAGGGAAGCCCTGACTTGCGCGCCGTCTGTTACGTCAATTAAAACCCAGCCACCGGAGTGAAGGACGCGCATGGCTTCGGCCAAGATTTGCCTGTCAGCGCTGTGTTCCTGGACATAGCCCAGGGAATTTCCCATAATCAGCACGTCGTCAAAGCTGTCGGGCGTAAGCCCCGTGCTTCTCGCGTCGGCCCGGATGAATTTCATCTGATAGTTGCACTCGACGGCCCTTGTCCTGGCACAGTCAATCAGATAGAAAGAATAGTCCAGCAGGGTGCATCCCGCAAAGCCGCGGGCGCACAGTTCCAAGCTGTGACGGCCATTGCCGCCACACAGATCCAAGACCTCGTGTTCGGAACGGATCGGCAGAAGTTCGCAGATTAGGTCCACCTCACGGTGGGTGATTTCTTCGTTGCAGACCGAACGGGCGTCCGTGAGGAGATAAACCTCATCGAACATGGTCTTCCACCAATCAGGGGTCACTTCAAAGTTCATTCTTTACGGTGTCTAGTGATTGGTCCTGAAATCAAACAGCCCGTCTGAGGCAATGATTGCGGGCGAACCGCCCCAGGGCTGCAGCCGGGCGATTTGAAGTTCTTCTTCCTCGATTTTTATGATGTCATCGAGTTCGCCTGCCTGCCACATCTTCTCCAGGGTCAGGCAGTCCGACCACAGGTTAACTCCATAGGTTTCAAGGGCCTTGAGTTGGAATGGGCTGATCAGCCTCGGCCTCAGGGCGATCTTGATCGGACCGAGCAGATAGGTAAAGTCGTGCTCCATGGCCATCCTTTTCTGCATTTCAACTACTTCGAGTACATCTCCGTATGCCATTTCCAAAATGGCATCATTGATACGGTCCGCTGCCTCGCCAATGCCCATGTCCGAACGAATGACGGCCAGGGGCTGAACCCCTCCGCCACTGCCCACGTTTGTTGGCACCCAACCAAACCGGCTCAAGAATCCATAAAGCCCTTCAGGTCCCATCAAGCAGCGGAAATCTGTCTGGAAGCGCTCCAGCGCTATTTCCTCCCTTGCGGAATTCAATGTGGGGATATCTTCGGCCCACAATTCAAGAGGGATTTTTTCCTGGACAATATAGTTTCCCTCCTTAAGAGCCAGACTCACCGCTTCATCGGCATCCTTATTGACTTGCCCAACCCGCACGCCTTTGCCGGAATAACCCCTTTCAGGCTTTAGCACCAGGTCGTCCCAGTGAGACCTGGCCCACTCGATCAGATCGTGGATCTCTTCGCCATTGGGACCATTGGTGCGGCGCGGATAGAACTGACGCGTCCAGGGGGTTCGTTCCACTATATCGGCGTGAAATCGGTTACCATGGGAAGTGGTGATGACTTCAAACATGCTCTTCACGTTAATGGGTTCGGTGCCACGAGGATTGATGACCCGTTTCTCTCGAACGGCCTGCAACAGGGGTGAGAGGTTTTGCTTACGGTGCAGGGCCAGCAGTACATCGGTGTTGAAATCCATAAAGATCACTGAAACGGGCTTACCCTGCCAGCAGACCTTTCCGTTTTTCGACTCGAGTTCATGGGGAGCCATCAACGCCCCGGAAATGCCATCGACGCCACTGAGGCGTTCGGCCAGATTTCTGTTTTCTGTCACACTTTCCAGGGTCTCTTCTTCGGCCACCACGGCAATCAACTTTGCATCGTTTCCATCATGAGACGTGTGGGCCTGAACCAGCATCTCCACAAACCTGTCTACCGGAAATAGCAACGGATGGTCAAAGTCCAGATCCACTTCAATTGGACGGATTTCATTGAGTCTAAGCCAGAC contains:
- a CDS encoding glycosyltransferase; amino-acid sequence: MRYDTALRAYTSKRIEEIERADILIGIPCYFNQETITHVIQMVSHGLFRHYRELRSVIMIADGGSTDDTREIVKDFEIKPWQEKITSIYRGPAGKGSAFRSVFETAKRLKVKACMVVDSDLRSITSDWVKYLLEPILENDYQFVCPVYSRYKYDGTITNNIVYNLTRALYGLRIRQPIGGDFAFVGDLAAYYIDQDVWDTDVARYGIDIWMTTNAITNNLKICQSNLGVKIHDAKDPAESLGPMFRQVVHTLFVLMEHHEAEWKAVKGSRTVPLFGLEKILEPEPIHIDLDQLVKEYKTGFRHFKGLYRDIFCPECFEELKKCASKAKTKFIMPARTWVMVLYETAATFHRWTDNRTQLVNLVTPLYLGRVASFVNQTRKMTSSQAEEVVEEQAQAFEDYKDYLVRAWDERPKKRH
- a CDS encoding methyltransferase domain-containing protein gives rise to the protein MFDEVYLLTDARSVCNEEITHREVDLICELLPIRSEHEVLDLCGGNGRHSLELCARGFAGCTLLDYSFYLIDCARTRAVECNYQMKFIRADARSTGLTPDSFDDVLIMGNSLGYVQEHSADRQILAEAMRVLHSGGWVLIDVTDGAQVRASLNPTAWHEIGADIVVCRERKMEGNTLYAREMVLSKQKGVVRDCIYAIRLYESRAIWDLLEQAGFEQVKLHTDFSPHQRPGDYGFMNHRMLAAGQKP